A region from the Desulfuromonas sp. TF genome encodes:
- a CDS encoding hydantoinase/oxoprolinase family protein, translating into MKSVRPSAPLIGVDTGGTFTDLILVEGTSVRTWKLPSTPDDPSRAVLEGVRHLLGDGKALVFHGSTVATNALLEGKGARVALAVTEGFRDLLRIGRQNRPDLYALHPRRRPPLVPAGRTVEVRERMLADGTVEVPLTDEEIARAVAAVRESGGDAVALCLLHSYANPDHEARLLKALEAAGFRVSASHRILPEYREFERASTTAVNAAVSPVMERYISRLQRGLGAGHLKIMQSNGGSILAETAGREAVRTILSGPAGGMTGAFETARRSGLERIITFDMGGTSTDVGLCDGSLPATSETVIAGWPVKVPMIDIHTVGAGGGSIARIDAGGALRVGPESAGADPGPVCYGRGDRVTVTDANLYLGRLLPGRFLGGRMKLHAGRSRKAIEALAAEAGLTPRRLAEGIIEVAESTMAGALRVVSVQRGFDPRDFTLLPFGGAGGLHACALAEKLSIPRILVPVHPGLLSAVGMVLSDSIRDYSLSVLRPGETSPSEMEGLFDPLEARARREMAAEGVTSEQLRLERSIDLRYRGQSFEVNVPFSDDFRGDFHAAHERLYGYRDDGRRMEIVTLRLRAVGRGSHADLTHGICIEGEVRSMESVSMILDGRPIECPVFERAQLPCGGELEGPALVVEETATHLIGEGWRGRVDARGNLVLERVGRESKTANRG; encoded by the coding sequence ATGAAAAGTGTCCGCCCATCCGCACCCCTGATTGGTGTCGACACAGGAGGCACCTTCACTGACCTGATCCTGGTGGAGGGAACCTCAGTGCGCACCTGGAAACTTCCTTCCACCCCCGACGATCCCTCCCGGGCGGTGCTGGAGGGGGTACGCCATCTCCTCGGCGACGGGAAGGCCCTGGTCTTTCACGGCTCCACCGTGGCAACCAACGCCCTCCTGGAAGGAAAGGGGGCCCGGGTCGCCCTGGCGGTCACCGAAGGCTTCCGCGACCTGCTGCGCATCGGCCGGCAGAACCGTCCCGACCTCTACGCCCTGCACCCGCGCCGCCGCCCCCCCCTGGTCCCTGCCGGGCGAACGGTGGAGGTCCGCGAGCGGATGCTGGCCGACGGCACGGTGGAGGTCCCGCTGACGGATGAGGAGATAGCGCGGGCGGTGGCGGCGGTGCGGGAGAGCGGCGGCGACGCCGTGGCCCTGTGCCTTCTGCACTCCTACGCCAATCCCGACCACGAGGCGCGCCTGCTGAAGGCCCTGGAGGCGGCCGGTTTCCGGGTCAGCGCCTCGCACCGGATCCTTCCCGAATACCGTGAATTCGAGCGCGCCTCCACCACGGCGGTCAACGCCGCCGTCTCACCGGTCATGGAACGCTACATCTCCCGGTTGCAACGGGGGCTCGGCGCCGGCCATCTCAAGATCATGCAGAGCAACGGCGGCTCCATCCTCGCCGAGACGGCAGGGCGCGAAGCGGTGCGCACCATCCTCTCCGGACCGGCCGGGGGCATGACCGGGGCCTTCGAGACGGCACGACGGTCCGGCCTGGAGCGCATCATCACCTTCGACATGGGGGGAACCAGCACGGATGTCGGTCTCTGCGACGGGTCGCTGCCGGCCACCTCCGAGACGGTGATCGCCGGCTGGCCCGTCAAGGTGCCGATGATCGACATCCACACAGTCGGCGCCGGCGGCGGCTCCATCGCCCGCATCGACGCCGGCGGGGCCCTGCGGGTCGGACCCGAGAGCGCCGGCGCCGATCCCGGCCCGGTCTGCTACGGACGGGGGGACCGGGTCACCGTCACCGATGCCAATCTCTACCTCGGCCGCCTGCTGCCGGGGCGCTTTCTCGGCGGGCGGATGAAGCTCCACGCCGGCCGCAGCAGAAAGGCGATCGAGGCGCTGGCCGCCGAAGCGGGCCTGACACCCCGCCGCCTGGCTGAGGGGATCATCGAGGTGGCCGAATCGACCATGGCCGGCGCCCTGCGGGTGGTCTCCGTGCAGCGCGGATTCGACCCCCGCGACTTCACCCTCCTCCCCTTTGGCGGGGCCGGCGGCCTTCATGCCTGCGCCCTGGCCGAAAAGCTGTCCATCCCCCGGATTCTCGTCCCCGTCCATCCCGGACTCCTCTCCGCCGTCGGCATGGTCCTCTCCGATTCCATCCGCGACTACTCCCTCTCGGTGCTGCGACCCGGGGAGACGTCCCCCTCTGAGATGGAGGGACTCTTCGACCCTCTGGAGGCGCGGGCGCGGAGGGAGATGGCCGCCGAGGGGGTGACGTCTGAGCAGCTTCGCCTCGAGCGCTCCATCGACCTGCGCTACCGCGGCCAGTCCTTCGAGGTCAACGTCCCCTTTTCCGACGATTTCCGCGGCGATTTCCATGCCGCCCACGAACGCCTCTATGGCTATCGCGACGACGGCCGCCGGATGGAAATCGTTACCCTGCGCCTGCGCGCCGTCGGCCGCGGCTCCCACGCCGACCTGACTCACGGCATCTGCATCGAAGGAGAAGTCCGGTCGATGGAGAGCGTCTCGATGATCCTTGACGGCAGGCCGATCGAATGCCCCGTCTTCGAGCGGGCCCAGCTTCCCTGCGGAGGAGAGCTCGAAGGGCCGGCTCTGGTGGTGGAGGAGACCGCGACCCACCTGATCGGCGAAGGGTGGAGGGGAAGAGTGGACGCGCGGGGGAATCTGGTGCTGGAGAGGGTAGGGCGAGAATCGAAGACGGCGAACAGAGGGTAG
- a CDS encoding PAS domain S-box protein, protein MDKEKDRLAALEEENRFLRARLRELERDANAPGDRIELLEGIMESTEDLIAAQDKNFRYLAFNSAYQRQTKRVFGIDIEIGTSMAEALADLPDDQKNAVELWGRALGGEAFTVTREFRGIGKPRVFEGHWHPLRRQGGEIFGAAQIVREVTDRVRAEEALRTSEEEFRSFFNNAAVGTTQLDLTGRLTRVNDRFCEITGYSREELLRMSPLEFTHPEDIESSRRGIFDLLHGDISTYRAEKRFIRKDGELVWTHLAASLVRDIYGTPRHTIAVIQDISDRHRMEEELRAAKEAAEEASRAKSEFLTTMSHEIRTPMTVFLAALEQLLESDRDPQCRPYLELANKSARRLRSLIEDILDFSRIEARRVEILEEPFDPRACVRNSVDILSVLARDKGLRLELNIARNMPPILIGDSDRLGQVLLNLIGNAVKFTDHGEVTVSMRTRGKHLVLSVSDTGKGIPREKRGLLFRRFSRTESLHERRHEGTGLGLAICKGLVELMGGEIGMRGRPGGGSVFFFTLPLRLPEMAEPLASADGATERVCLYPQAHILLVENDPMVREILLMLLSQPGWRTEVAESGSDAIARWQENRTDLILMDLQLPELGGLEAAGRIRELEKTKGGRTPIIALSAHARNGIRDECLEAGMDDFLLKPFRKEILLSRIARHLGG, encoded by the coding sequence ATGGACAAAGAGAAGGATCGTCTTGCCGCCCTCGAGGAGGAGAACCGTTTTCTGAGAGCCAGGCTACGAGAGCTGGAGAGGGATGCGAATGCCCCCGGAGACCGGATCGAGCTGCTCGAGGGGATCATGGAGAGCACAGAGGACCTCATCGCGGCGCAGGACAAAAATTTCCGCTATCTTGCTTTCAATTCAGCCTACCAGCGGCAAACCAAACGGGTCTTCGGCATCGACATCGAGATAGGGACCAGCATGGCCGAGGCCCTGGCCGATCTACCGGATGATCAGAAGAATGCGGTGGAATTGTGGGGACGGGCACTCGGCGGGGAGGCCTTCACGGTCACCCGGGAATTCAGGGGGATTGGCAAGCCGAGGGTCTTCGAGGGGCATTGGCATCCCTTGCGCCGACAGGGAGGAGAAATCTTCGGGGCGGCGCAAATCGTCCGGGAGGTCACCGACCGGGTGCGGGCAGAAGAGGCGCTGCGCACCAGCGAAGAGGAGTTTCGGTCGTTTTTCAACAATGCGGCCGTAGGGACGACGCAGCTCGACCTGACGGGGCGCCTGACCCGGGTCAACGACCGTTTTTGCGAAATCACCGGCTACAGCCGCGAGGAGCTTCTGCGGATGTCTCCTCTGGAGTTCACCCATCCGGAGGACATCGAGTCGAGCCGGCGGGGAATTTTCGATCTCCTGCATGGCGACATTTCAACCTACAGGGCCGAAAAGAGATTCATTCGCAAGGACGGCGAGCTGGTCTGGACCCACCTGGCGGCGAGCCTTGTACGCGATATCTATGGAACTCCCCGACATACAATTGCCGTCATTCAGGACATCAGTGACCGCCATCGCATGGAAGAGGAACTGCGGGCCGCCAAAGAAGCGGCTGAGGAAGCCAGTAGAGCCAAAAGCGAATTTCTGACGACCATGAGTCACGAGATCCGCACCCCCATGACTGTTTTTCTCGCTGCCCTCGAACAGCTCCTGGAAAGCGACCGGGATCCACAATGCAGGCCCTACCTCGAGCTGGCGAACAAGTCGGCCCGCCGCCTCAGGTCCCTCATAGAAGACATCCTTGACTTCTCACGGATCGAAGCCAGGCGGGTGGAGATTCTGGAGGAGCCCTTCGATCCACGCGCCTGCGTGCGGAATTCCGTCGACATCCTTTCTGTTCTTGCCCGGGATAAGGGGCTGCGTCTGGAGCTGAACATCGCACGGAATATGCCGCCCATCCTCATCGGTGATTCGGACCGGCTCGGCCAGGTCCTTCTGAACCTCATCGGCAACGCCGTCAAATTCACCGACCATGGCGAGGTGACTGTATCGATGCGAACCCGCGGCAAGCATCTTGTCTTATCGGTGAGCGACACGGGCAAAGGAATCCCCAGGGAGAAAAGAGGCCTGCTCTTCCGGCGCTTCAGCAGGACGGAAAGCCTTCATGAGCGTCGTCACGAGGGAACGGGGTTGGGACTGGCGATCTGCAAGGGACTGGTCGAGTTGATGGGAGGGGAAATCGGTATGCGGGGGCGTCCCGGAGGAGGGAGCGTCTTTTTCTTCACTCTTCCCCTCCGCCTGCCGGAAATGGCGGAGCCGCTCGCCTCGGCCGACGGGGCGACCGAGAGGGTCTGCCTCTATCCGCAGGCCCACATCCTGCTGGTGGAAAACGACCCGATGGTGCGGGAAATTCTCCTCATGCTGCTCAGTCAGCCCGGCTGGCGAACGGAGGTGGCCGAATCGGGAAGTGATGCGATCGCCCGCTGGCAGGAGAACAGAACCGACCTGATTCTAATGGACCTGCAGCTTCCGGAGCTGGGTGGCCTGGAAGCGGCCGGCCGAATCCGTGAGCTGGAAAAAACGAAGGGGGGACGCACCCCAATCATCGCCCTGAGCGCCCACGCCCGCAACGGTATCCGGGATGAATGCCTGGAGGCGGGAATGGACGACTTCCTCCTGAAACCCTTCCGCAAGGAGATCCTCCTCTCCCGCATCGCCAGGCATCTGGGAGGATGA
- the gabT gene encoding 4-aminobutyrate--2-oxoglutarate transaminase yields MLQGNELPRVGAPAGAATREHFERKERCVARGITHMAPIVIESARGAVIRDIDGNLYLDFYGGIGVANAGHCPGGVVETIRRQAEKLLHSCFMVAGYTPYVDLAEKLVEITPGDGPKKAMLVNSGAEAVENAVKIARAHTGRPGVIAFEASFHGRTLLTMSLTSKVKPYKHQFGPFAPEIHKVPSAYCYRCLFGASYPDCGLACLDYFDRFFTAEADPTEIAAMIIEPVQGEGGFIVPPPEFLPGLREICDRHGIVLIADEVQTGFGRTGRLFASEHYGVVPDLITLAKGIASGLPLSAVVGRAEIMDAPTPGRIGGTFGGNPVACAAALATIGEIETQNLCARARHIGEFLEGRLRTLQKRYPQIGDVRCLGAMVAAEFVTDPDSKTPAKEIPGALIAACFRRGLLVISAGVFSNVVRFLPPLVVSDEQLEKAAGIFEEAVEEVLGK; encoded by the coding sequence ATGCTGCAGGGCAACGAGCTGCCGCGCGTGGGAGCCCCCGCAGGCGCTGCCACCCGCGAACACTTCGAACGCAAGGAACGCTGCGTCGCCAGGGGGATCACCCACATGGCGCCAATCGTCATCGAGAGCGCTCGCGGCGCGGTGATCCGCGACATCGACGGGAATCTTTACCTGGATTTCTATGGAGGCATCGGCGTCGCCAACGCCGGGCACTGCCCCGGGGGGGTGGTCGAAACGATCCGGCGGCAGGCGGAAAAGTTGCTGCACAGCTGTTTCATGGTCGCAGGCTACACCCCCTACGTCGATCTGGCGGAGAAGCTGGTGGAGATCACCCCCGGCGACGGACCGAAGAAGGCGATGCTGGTCAACAGCGGCGCCGAGGCGGTGGAGAACGCGGTGAAGATAGCCCGCGCCCACACGGGACGCCCCGGGGTGATCGCCTTCGAGGCCAGCTTTCACGGCCGCACCCTGCTGACCATGTCCCTCACCAGCAAGGTCAAGCCGTACAAGCACCAGTTCGGCCCCTTCGCCCCGGAGATCCACAAGGTCCCCTCGGCCTACTGCTACCGATGCCTCTTCGGCGCAAGCTATCCCGATTGCGGTCTCGCCTGCCTCGACTACTTCGATCGTTTCTTCACTGCCGAGGCCGATCCCACCGAGATCGCCGCCATGATCATCGAGCCGGTGCAGGGGGAGGGAGGTTTCATCGTTCCGCCTCCGGAGTTCCTCCCCGGCCTGCGCGAGATCTGCGACCGCCACGGAATCGTGCTCATCGCCGACGAGGTGCAGACCGGCTTCGGCCGCACCGGCCGACTCTTCGCCTCGGAGCACTACGGCGTCGTCCCCGACCTGATCACCCTCGCCAAGGGGATCGCTTCGGGCCTGCCACTGAGCGCCGTGGTCGGCCGCGCCGAGATCATGGACGCGCCGACGCCGGGGCGCATCGGCGGAACCTTTGGCGGCAATCCGGTGGCCTGCGCTGCCGCCCTGGCGACCATCGGGGAGATTGAGACGCAGAACCTCTGCGCTCGCGCCCGGCACATCGGCGAGTTTCTGGAGGGGCGACTGCGCACCCTTCAGAAGCGCTATCCGCAGATCGGCGACGTCCGATGCCTCGGCGCTATGGTCGCCGCCGAGTTCGTCACCGACCCCGATTCGAAGACGCCTGCCAAGGAGATCCCGGGCGCCCTCATCGCGGCCTGTTTCAGGCGCGGACTGCTTGTCATCAGCGCCGGGGTCTTCAGCAACGTGGTGCGCTTTCTGCCTCCGCTGGTGGTCTCTGACGAACAGCTGGAGAAGGCGGCCGGAATCTTCGAAGAGGCGGTGGAGGAGGTACTGGGGAAGTAA
- a CDS encoding aspartate aminotransferase family protein, producing MNPHEHQQEYSMEYLDTFRTDHLFYQGRRELPFIDHASGIYIWDHTGKEYLDGSSGAVTCNIGHGNLRVANRLADQARKAVFAYRTQFENEPAHRYAAELASHLAPHLQRIFFVSSGSEAVEAAIKLCRQYFFNRGEKQRQQFISRTPSYHGSTLGALSLTSYAPLEIPFRPMIQAFPKIPAPYCYRCPYHKRPACTLECAWALEKAIQEQGPDSVAGFVAEPIGGASTGAVVPPKEYFRVIEQICRKYGIFLILDEVMTGFGRTGKLFAYEHWDVEADIVVMSKGMTGGYYPLGGIAARTEYVEEMLAKGGFFHGHTLAGNPMGCAVGLEVLQVITENKLSENAELMGRSLKNGLDRLKRKYEFIGDVRGRGLLMAIELVADRRTKAPFPAEDKVHFLLTDMAYDEGLIVYPRRPINGLKGDHVMIAPPLIITRKEIRELLDRLDRALARTEEKLKAG from the coding sequence ATGAATCCACACGAACACCAGCAAGAATACTCCATGGAGTACCTCGACACCTTCCGAACCGACCACCTCTTCTACCAGGGCCGGCGGGAGCTCCCCTTCATCGACCACGCCTCCGGCATCTACATCTGGGACCACACCGGCAAGGAATACCTTGACGGCAGCTCAGGGGCTGTCACCTGCAACATCGGCCACGGCAACCTGCGGGTCGCCAACCGGCTGGCGGACCAGGCGCGCAAGGCCGTCTTCGCCTACCGCACGCAGTTCGAGAACGAGCCGGCGCACCGCTACGCCGCCGAGCTCGCGAGCCACCTGGCGCCGCACCTGCAGCGGATCTTCTTCGTCTCCAGCGGCTCCGAGGCGGTGGAGGCGGCGATCAAGCTCTGCCGCCAGTACTTCTTCAACCGCGGCGAGAAGCAGCGCCAGCAGTTCATCAGCCGCACCCCCTCCTATCACGGCTCCACCCTGGGGGCACTGTCGCTGACCTCCTACGCCCCGCTGGAGATCCCCTTCCGGCCGATGATCCAGGCCTTCCCCAAGATCCCGGCCCCCTATTGCTACCGCTGTCCCTACCACAAGCGGCCCGCCTGCACCCTCGAATGCGCCTGGGCGCTGGAGAAGGCCATCCAAGAGCAGGGGCCGGACAGCGTCGCCGGCTTCGTCGCCGAGCCGATCGGCGGCGCCAGCACCGGGGCGGTCGTCCCGCCGAAGGAGTACTTCCGGGTGATCGAGCAGATCTGCCGCAAGTACGGCATCTTTCTGATCCTCGACGAGGTGATGACCGGCTTCGGCCGCACCGGCAAACTCTTCGCCTACGAGCACTGGGACGTGGAGGCCGACATCGTGGTCATGTCCAAGGGGATGACCGGGGGCTACTACCCCTTAGGCGGCATCGCCGCGCGCACCGAGTACGTGGAGGAGATGCTGGCGAAGGGCGGCTTCTTCCACGGCCACACCCTGGCCGGCAACCCCATGGGGTGCGCCGTCGGCCTGGAGGTGCTGCAGGTGATCACCGAAAACAAGCTGTCGGAGAACGCCGAGCTGATGGGCAGGAGCCTCAAGAACGGTCTCGACCGCCTCAAGCGGAAGTACGAGTTCATCGGGGACGTGCGCGGCCGCGGCCTGCTGATGGCCATCGAACTGGTCGCCGACCGCAGGACGAAAGCCCCCTTCCCGGCCGAGGACAAGGTCCATTTCCTCCTCACCGACATGGCCTACGACGAGGGGCTGATCGTCTACCCCCGCCGGCCGATCAACGGCCTGAAGGGCGATCACGTGATGATCGCCCCCCCGCTGATCATCACCCGCAAGGAGATCCGGGAGCTGCTCGACCGCCTCGACCGGGCGCTGGCGAGGACGGAGGAGAAGCTTAAGGCGGGATGA
- a CDS encoding CoA transferase subunit A — MIDKLRSIDEALGAVKSGQTVMVGGFGGPGTPFVLLDRLVEQGVDGLTLVKNDANEPGTGVSRLIEAGRAHTLIASHIGLNPLAVERMNRREIEVLLYPQGILAEKIRAGGAGLIGILTDIGLDTVLRESRQVMHVDGQEAIYEPALRGDVALIHAAKADRAGNLLFARSGRNFCPLMAMAADTVIAEVEEVVETGELDPDAVHLPCAFVDHLVLLEELTPDYGVLPHHVL; from the coding sequence ATGATCGACAAGCTGCGATCCATCGATGAAGCCCTCGGGGCGGTAAAAAGCGGACAGACGGTGATGGTCGGAGGCTTCGGCGGCCCCGGCACCCCTTTCGTGCTCCTCGACCGGCTGGTGGAGCAGGGCGTCGACGGCCTCACCCTGGTGAAGAACGACGCCAACGAGCCGGGGACGGGGGTGTCCCGGCTCATCGAGGCGGGGCGGGCGCACACCCTGATCGCCTCCCACATCGGCCTCAACCCCCTCGCCGTGGAGCGGATGAACCGGCGGGAGATCGAGGTGCTCCTCTACCCTCAGGGGATCCTTGCGGAGAAGATCCGGGCCGGCGGCGCCGGGCTCATCGGCATCCTCACCGACATCGGCCTCGACACGGTGCTGCGGGAGAGCCGGCAGGTGATGCATGTCGACGGACAGGAGGCGATCTACGAGCCGGCCCTGCGGGGGGACGTGGCGCTGATCCACGCGGCAAAGGCCGACCGGGCCGGGAACCTGCTTTTCGCCCGCAGCGGACGCAACTTCTGCCCCCTGATGGCCATGGCCGCCGACACGGTGATCGCCGAGGTGGAGGAGGTGGTCGAGACCGGCGAGCTCGACCCCGACGCCGTCCACCTCCCCTGCGCCTTCGTCGACCACCTGGTGCTGCTGGAGGAACTCACCCCCGACTACGGAGTGCTTCCCCACCATGTCCTTTAA
- a CDS encoding 3-oxoacid CoA-transferase subunit B: MSFKEKIAERAAREIESGQVINLGIGIPTMILDYLPQGTEVLVQSENGILGIGPRCRGGTEDRTLIDAGANYVTLAPGASFFDSAVSFALIRGGRVDVSFLGALEVAAKGDLANWIIPGKMAPGIGGGMELAQKAKKVVVTTSHTTRDGEPKILPRCTLPLTARGCVKTIITELAVIDVTPQGLMLRELAEGTTLEEVREKTAAPLLYEGEVERF, encoded by the coding sequence ATGTCCTTTAAGGAGAAAATCGCCGAGCGCGCCGCCCGGGAAATCGAATCGGGGCAGGTGATCAACCTCGGCATCGGCATCCCCACCATGATCCTCGACTACCTGCCGCAGGGGACCGAGGTCCTGGTCCAGTCGGAGAACGGTATCCTCGGCATCGGCCCGCGCTGCCGGGGAGGCACCGAGGATCGCACCCTTATCGACGCCGGCGCCAACTACGTCACCCTCGCCCCCGGTGCCTCCTTCTTCGACAGCGCCGTCTCCTTCGCCCTGATCCGCGGCGGCCGGGTGGACGTCAGCTTCCTGGGCGCCCTGGAGGTGGCCGCCAAAGGCGATCTGGCCAACTGGATCATCCCGGGGAAGATGGCGCCCGGCATCGGCGGCGGCATGGAGCTGGCGCAGAAGGCGAAGAAGGTGGTCGTCACCACCTCCCACACCACCCGGGATGGGGAGCCGAAGATTCTCCCCCGCTGCACTCTGCCGCTGACCGCCCGGGGGTGCGTCAAAACCATCATCACCGAGCTCGCCGTCATCGACGTCACCCCCCAGGGGCTGATGCTGCGCGAGCTGGCGGAGGGGACGACGCTGGAGGAGGTGAGGGAGAAGACGGCGGCGCCGCTGCTGTATGAGGGGGAGGTGGAGAGGTTTTGA
- a CDS encoding ArgE/DapE family deacylase: MNAHEEKIIAAVDALGYDILELTMRLIEQPSTLGNEGCAVDLLEKAWTGMGLSPVRVPVEPEKLAGHPGFAPVPWSYQGRENLVAVREANGEGGRSALFNGHLDVVSPEPSEFWQSDPFAPVVREGWLYGRGGGDMKAGVAAMSFALHAVERAGFGLRAPVTLAAVIEEECCGNGALATLAAGYDAEAVLIPEPFGPTIYIAQVGVLWFKVRLRGVSTHVQDTAAGANAVEKIWPLIAALRELEEAMNEEERPEPYRGISHPLNLNIGIIKGGDWPSTVPALAEFHGRLSFFPGTPYDEVRRRIEDAVAKAAAADPWLAANPPEVKFYAFRSEGHVLDRTHSVPTVLNDCHRALTGADAESYVSTCTTDLRAYHFFGRGEGTCYGPVAENIHGADERVRIDSIHQVARAYALFLARWCGLVE, translated from the coding sequence ATGAATGCCCATGAAGAAAAGATCATCGCCGCCGTCGACGCCTTGGGGTACGACATCCTCGAGCTGACCATGCGCCTGATCGAGCAGCCGAGCACCCTGGGAAACGAGGGGTGCGCCGTCGACCTGCTCGAGAAGGCGTGGACGGGGATGGGGCTGTCGCCGGTGCGGGTGCCGGTGGAGCCGGAGAAGCTCGCGGGGCATCCCGGCTTCGCCCCGGTTCCCTGGAGCTACCAGGGGCGGGAGAACCTGGTGGCCGTTCGGGAGGCGAACGGGGAGGGGGGACGAAGCGCCCTGTTCAACGGACACCTTGACGTGGTCAGCCCCGAGCCGTCGGAGTTCTGGCAGAGCGACCCCTTTGCTCCCGTGGTCCGCGAAGGATGGCTGTACGGCCGCGGCGGCGGCGACATGAAGGCGGGGGTGGCGGCGATGAGCTTCGCCCTGCACGCCGTGGAGCGGGCCGGCTTCGGCCTGCGGGCGCCGGTCACGCTGGCGGCGGTTATCGAGGAGGAGTGCTGCGGCAACGGCGCCCTGGCCACCCTGGCGGCAGGATACGACGCCGAGGCGGTGCTCATCCCCGAGCCCTTCGGCCCCACCATCTACATCGCCCAGGTTGGGGTGCTCTGGTTCAAGGTGCGCCTGCGAGGCGTATCGACCCATGTCCAGGACACCGCCGCCGGCGCCAACGCCGTCGAGAAGATCTGGCCGCTCATCGCCGCCCTGCGCGAGCTGGAGGAGGCGATGAACGAGGAGGAGCGCCCCGAACCCTATCGCGGCATCTCCCATCCCCTCAACCTCAACATCGGCATCATCAAGGGAGGGGACTGGCCCTCCACCGTCCCCGCCCTGGCCGAGTTTCACGGCCGTCTCTCCTTCTTCCCCGGCACCCCGTACGATGAGGTGCGCCGGCGCATCGAGGATGCGGTGGCCAAGGCCGCGGCGGCCGACCCCTGGCTGGCCGCCAACCCCCCCGAAGTGAAATTCTACGCCTTCCGCTCCGAGGGGCACGTCCTCGACCGCACCCACTCCGTCCCCACCGTCCTCAACGACTGCCACCGCGCCCTCACCGGCGCCGACGCCGAAAGCTACGTCTCCACCTGCACCACCGACCTGCGCGCCTACCACTTCTTCGGCCGGGGGGAGGGGACCTGCTACGGCCCCGTCGCCGAGAACATCCACGGCGCCGACGAGCGGGTGCGCATCGACAGCATCCACCAGGTCGCCAGAGCCTACGCCCTCTTCCTCGCCCGCTGGTGCGGTCTGGTGGAGTAG
- a CDS encoding DUF6504 family protein — MAERFVDEPLVPVVATADTSLMAAGGPGLPREFLWRGRTVEVAAVLRSWRETGKCRHGSGEMYARKHWFEVVTTDRATMKIYFERQPRRGRKESRWWLFTISEPES; from the coding sequence ATGGCTGAACGATTCGTTGATGAACCCCTCGTACCGGTCGTCGCAACCGCCGACACATCCCTCATGGCCGCCGGCGGTCCCGGGCTGCCGCGCGAGTTTCTGTGGCGGGGGCGGACTGTTGAGGTTGCGGCAGTGCTCCGCAGCTGGCGCGAGACGGGGAAGTGCCGTCACGGCAGCGGCGAGATGTATGCCCGCAAGCACTGGTTCGAAGTCGTTACCACCGACCGTGCGACGATGAAGATCTACTTCGAGAGGCAGCCCCGCCGAGGCCGGAAGGAATCCCGGTGGTGGCTGTTCACCATCTCCGAGCCGGAGAGTTGA
- a CDS encoding Slp family lipoprotein, which yields MRLLFLLLTTLFFSAACAPAVSRESMELVDPEFTFEDVIQAPDRHIGRYLLLGGAVVSVRTHNGDRSELEVVQHPSDHRGRITATDRSAGRFILKDDTFRDPNIYRPGRLITVVGQVEGSRTGRIGEFDYLYPVLTVHELRLWAPGDHPDSTRTRFGIGVGIGIGL from the coding sequence ATGCGTCTCCTCTTTCTTCTCCTCACCACCCTCTTTTTCTCTGCGGCATGCGCCCCCGCCGTCAGCAGGGAGTCGATGGAACTGGTCGATCCGGAGTTCACCTTTGAGGACGTGATCCAGGCCCCGGACCGCCACATCGGCCGGTATCTTCTCCTCGGCGGCGCCGTCGTCTCCGTCCGCACCCACAACGGTGACCGCAGCGAACTTGAGGTGGTCCAGCACCCCAGCGACCACCGCGGCCGGATAACCGCCACCGACCGCTCCGCCGGACGCTTCATCCTCAAGGACGACACCTTTCGCGATCCGAACATCTACCGCCCCGGGAGACTCATCACAGTGGTAGGGCAAGTGGAGGGGAGCCGGACCGGCCGCATCGGCGAGTTCGACTATCTCTACCCCGTGCTGACCGTGCATGAACTCCGACTCTGGGCTCCGGGAGATCATCCCGACTCCACACGTACCCGTTTCGGCATCGGTGTCGGTATCGGGATCGGCCTATGA